The Morganella morganii sequence TCCCCATGGAGGCACCGATCAGGAGCAGCACGATAGAAGTCGTCACTGCCGATTCCAGAATAATTTTCGGCAGGCGGCTGAAACTGACTTCACGATAAATAATCACGGCCAGAACAAAGCTGTAGATTACGGCAATCGCGGATGCTTCTGTCGCGGTAAAGATACCGGCGATAATCCCGCCCATAATCACCACGATCAGCATCAGTGACGGAACAGCTTTCCAGACGGTTGAGAAAAACTCATTCCATGTCGGGCGCGGTGCAACCGGATAACCGCGTTTTTTCGCGATAATCCCGGAAACGATCATCAGAGACAGCCCCATCAGGATGCCCGGAATATACCCGGCCAGGAACAGCGCGGCAATCGACGTACCACCGGAAACCAGCGAGTAAACAATCAGCGTGTTGCTCGGCGGGATCAACAGACCTGACGGGCAGGACGCAATATTCACCGCAGCGGACAGTTCCGGGTCATACCCCTCTTTTTTCTGCATCGGGGACATGGTGCCGCCGACCGCAGCCGCAGAAGCCACTGCAGAACCGGAAATCGCACCAAACAGCATGTTCGCCATGATATTCACGTGCAGCAGTGAGCCCGGCAGACGACCGCCGATCACTTTTGCCACATTAATCAGCCGGGCAGCGATACCGCCCTGGTTCATAATGTTACCGGCGAGAATAAAGAACGGGATCGCCAGCAGCGAGAAGTTATCCACCCCTGCCGCCATACGCTGGGCGACAACAGTAATCGCGGAGTCGAGCGGCAGCGTCATGGCTATCGCCACTAACGATGACAGGCCGATAGCGAAGGAAACCGGAACACTGAGAACCAGCAGAAACGCAAAGGTGCCGAAGAGCGCGGCAATCACATACCAATCCATAATTAACCTCTCATCGCACCATTAATGGCTGTCAGTCAGTTCAGTATTTGCTGAACCCGGCTGAAAGAGTGAAAAGATATCAACCAGTGCATACATAATCATCAGTAAGCCGCTGATTGGTAAACAGAGATAGATGTAACCCATCTGCCAGCCCAGTGCCGGGGTGATCTGACCGCTTTCCAGTGTGGAAGAGACCAGTGTGCTGCCGCCGTACACCAGCACAATGCCTGCAAAGGCAATAATGGCAATCTGGATAAATAAACTGACAAACTGCTTTCTTGCACCTGACAGTTTCATAACGAGAAGATCAATCGCGAGGTGCCGGTGTTGTCCTGTGGTGTAAGCCGCACCAATCATGGCGACCCACATAAAAAGGTAACGGGCGAGTTCATCAGTAATGGTACTCGGGGAGCTGAGGATATAGCGGGATAACACCTGCCATGTCACACAGAACACCAGGAATGCTGATAAACAGATAGTAAAAACAGCAAGCCCTTTATTAATCAGCGCTACAAGGTTTTTCATTGGCCTTGTCCTTGTTCTTATTTTGGTTAACCAATTTGGCAACTGTCACACCAAATACAAATTTTGCTGTTCGAGCATAGTCTATCCCGCTGAAAACAGTGAGTGACGGTGATCACATTATGATTTGGTTAACCAGAGATTGGGGTTATTTTGTGATAGTGGTCAACCAATGAAGGTTTACCTTTTGACCACTTAGTGACTTGTGATTAAGGTGAGACAACATAATAAGAAGCTCATTTTCCTCCGGAGAACCCTAACGTGAAAAACAGCAAACGTATCCTCAGCACTGTTATCGGCGCGGTATTTGCTCTCAGCGCTACCCAGGCTTTCGCCGCCACCACGCTGAAACTCAGCCATAACCAGAACCGTGATCATGCTGTTCACAAAGCCATGACACAGTTTGCGGATGACGTAAAAACCAAAACAAACGGTGACGTCCGCATCCGTATCTACCCGGACGCGCAATTGGGCAACCAGCGTGAATCCATGGAATTAATGCAGAACGGTGCACTGGATATCGTCAAATCCAATGCTGCTGAACTGGAAGCTTTCTCACCGGCTTACTCCGTCTTTAACCTGCCTTACCTGTTCCGTGACAAACCACACTACGAAAAAATTATCTACGGTGATATCGGACAGGAGATCCTCGACTCCAGCAAAGACAGCGGGTTTGTCGGTCTGACTTACTATGATGCGGGCGCGCGCAGCTTCTATGCCAAGAAACCTATCCGCACACCGGACGATCTGAAAGGTCTGAAAATCCGCGTACAGCCGAGCCCGACGGCTATCTCAATGGTAAAAGCACTCGGCGGTAACCCGACCCCGCTGGCTTACGGTGAACTCTATACCGCCTTACAGCAGGGCGTGGTGGATGCGGCAGAAAACAATATCCCGTCCTATACACTGAGCCGTCACAGCGAAGTCACCAAGTTCTTCTCTCTGGATGAGCATACAATGGTGCCGGATGTGCTGGTGATGTCGACCAAATCACTGGATAAGCTGACACCGGAACAGCAGGAAATTGTGAAGCAGGCAGCCAAAGACTCCGCACAGACAATGGCGAAACTCTGGGAAGCCTCAGAGAAAGAAGAACGTGCGAAAGTTGAGAAGCAGGGTGTTGAATTTATCACCGTTGATAAAGTCACCTTCCAGGATGCGGTAAAACCGATGTATGACGATATTGCCAAGTCCAACCCTGAGTTATCCAAAATGGCAGATCGTATCCGCGACGTGAAATAATCTTCGTTGCACCTCTCAGATAAACCACCCTGTATTACCAATATTGGGTGGTTTATTTTATATTATAGTCATCAAAATCATTTTTGGTTGACCAATATCTGGTAAACTGACTCCGATTTCATTTTATTTATGGCACCACAGATGACTCAATTTATCGAATCAAAACGTCCTTATCAGGAAGTTGGCCACGCATTGCGTCAGATGATCACCAATATGCACTATGCTGTGGGTGATAAGCTTCCTCCTGAGCGCGAAATTGCTGAGATGCTCAGTGTGTCCCGTACCGTGGTACGCGAGGCACTTATTATGCTGGAACTGGAAAACCTGATAGAGGTCCGTAAAGGATCCGGTATCTATATTACTGACCTGCCGCATCAGAAAGACGGTTATACGGATAACGGTTCGCTCAATGCCGCCGGTCCGTTTGAGCTGTTACAGGCGCGGCAGCTGCTGGAAAGCAATATCGCGGAATTTGCCGCCACCCAGGCCACACCGGTGGATATCGCCAATATGCGCAGTGCCCTGCAGCGGGAACGCGACGAACTGAAAACCGGGGAAGATGAAACCGGCGACCGCGAGTTTCACCTGGCCATCGCGCAGGCGACCCATAACAGCATGCTGGTGGAGTTACTGAAACAATCCTGGGCATGGCGGGAAAACAACCCGATGTGGCTGAAGCTGCATACGCGCATCACCAATAAAGATTACCGCAAAGAGTGGATGACCGATCACCAGGTGATCCTCGCCGCCATGATTAAGAAAGACCCGGCGGCGGCCAAAGAAGCCATGTGGCAGCATCTGGAAAATGTAAAACAGCGCCTGCTGGAGCTGTCGGATGTCGATGACCCGGACTTTGATGGTTATCTGTTCAATTCCTACCCTGTTGACCTGGTGCGGAACTGATCCCCCTGCACACCTTTTTTACTCTCAGACACCAGAAACCGGGCAAAATCAGCCCGGTTTTTTTGACCGTAAAATAAAAATAATAACCTTATTATTCATAGTGTGATTCACCTCTCATTCATATAAAACATGCAATTGTCTGATATATAACACTTATTTTATAACAGAGAAATTTATTCTCTGCCGTCTGCGGCAGCGGAATTTTTTTTAGAAAATTTTTTCTGACTACCTGTGCCACTATCCGGCCATTACAATAACCATTAAATATTCATCGCATATTTTACAGGACACCAACTATGAGTAAGAAAATTGCCACTGTGCTGATCCACGGCGGACAGCAGCAGGATAAAGTAAACCATGCTATTTTCCCGGCGATCACCACCGCCAGTACGTTTGTGCAGACCAGCCTGAGCGAACACGGCGAATATGCCTATTCCCGCGTCAGTAACCCGACCCGCCACGCCTATGAAACACTGCTGGCCGATGTCGAGGAAGGGACTTACGCCACCGCGACCGCCTCCGGTGTAGCTGCTGCGGCACTGGTGCTGAATATCTTCCCGCAGGGCTCCCATATTATTGCGATGAAAGGCGTGTACGGCGGGACATTCCGTCTGTTTGAGCGCGTGGCAAAAGAGAACTGCGGCCATGAGTTCGATTATGTTGATCTCAATGATTTAGCCGCAGTACGCAGCAAAATCAAAGACAATACCCGCATGATCTGGATAGAAAGCCCGACCAACCCGTTACTGGAACTGGTTGATATTGAAGCCATCTGCGGACTGGCCAGAGAACACAATATCGTAACCTGCATCGATAACACCTTCGCGACACCGTGGAACCAGAAGCCCCTGACCATGGGTGCGGATCTGATCATGGTCTCCTCCAGTAAATATATCGGTGGTCACTCTGACTTGATCGGCGGCGCGGTGATCACTAACCGTGACGATCTCGCGGAAAGACTGAATTTCCTGAAAACCACCACCGGCGCGATTGCCTCTCCGTTTGATGCTTATCTCGCTCTGCGCGGCCTGAAAACCCTGGCACTGCGGATGGCGGCACAATGCAGCAATGCACAGGCCGTGGCGGAATTCCTGTCCGGTCACGACAAGATTGAAAAAGTATTTTATCCGGGCCTGAAAGATCATCCGCAATATGAGTTATGCAAAAAACAGATGCGCACCGGCGGTGCCGTGGTCACTATTCAGCTGAAAGGCGGCCTCGCAGAAACCGAAGCATTTGTGAAAAAACTGCGCTATTTTGTGCTCGCTGAATCGCTGGGCGGCGTGGAAAGCATGGTGAATCACTCCGCGACCATGTCCCACGGCTCCATGACCCGCGAAGAGCGCGAATCCATCGGTGTTTTTGACAGCACACTGCGTTTGTCTGTCGGCATCGAAGATATCGGCGATTTACTGGCTGATTTACAGCAGGCTCTGGCCTGACACAGCATCACTACCACAATAATAAAAGAGAAAGCGTATGCAGGACTATGGTATCTGGACGGTCATTACCCCGGTCGTCACAATTATTCTGGCCATCTGTACCCGTCAGGTGATTTTATCACTGCTGATCGGGATACTTGTCGGCTTTACTGTTATTCATGATCACAACCTCTTACTGGGGATCCGCGCGACCCTCGAAGGGATTATTGATGTCTTTAAATCATCAGGAAACGCCAAAACCATCATCTTTATGCTGATGATTGGCGGGATTATGCGGCTGGTCGTGGTGACCGGCGGTGTACGGGCGCTTGTCCGCCTGCTGACCAACAAAACGCAGATCATCAAAGGCCGCAAAGGTGTTCAGCTGCTGGCGGTGATTATCACGTCCCTGATTTTTATCGAAAGCTCGATTAACCAGCTGGTTTCCGGTGCTTCCACCAAAGCGCTGGCAAAAAAATACGGCGTGCCGCCGGAGAAAATGTCTTACATCATCCAGACCGCCTGTGTGTCTGTCTGTTCTTCCGCCATGATCAACGGCTGGGGTGCGGCAATGATGGGCGTTATCGGTGTGCAGATCTCTCAGGGGCTGATCACCGGCGAACCGTTTGATATCCTGGCACATTCCATGGTTTACAACATCATGGCCTGGTTCTCACTCGCCAGCATTCTGTTCTATATCTTCAGTAATGTCTCCTGGGGACCGATGCGCAAAGCAGAAATGCGTGCGCAGGCACTCATCAGCTCTGCGGATGTTATCACCGGTACACCGGAAGAAACGCACGACGAGCCGGAAGATGATAAAGACATTATTGATCATCCGAACTGCCATACTTCACTGAACTTCTTTATCCCGATCCTTTCCACCATTCTGATGGTGCCGGTCGCGCTGTATATCACCGGTGACGGCGAGTTCAGCAAAGGCAGTGGTTCCACCTCGGTTTACTGGGGCGTAATGTTCGGGACGGCGGTGTCATTTGTCTGGTTCCTGGCGCGCCGCGTGATGAATGTCGATACCTTCTTTAAAGAGCTCTATATCGGCTATGCCAATATGATTAAAATCAGCTCGGTGATGATCCTCGCCTTCCTGATGGGCTCTGTCTCTTCCGACCTTAACACCGGTGCCTATATTGCTCAGGTGACATCAGGGGTTATCGCGCCGGGCTTCTCTGTCGGCTTTATCTTCCTGATCAGTGCCATTATGTCACTGGCGACCGGCACCTCCTGGGGTACATTCGCCATCATGATCCCGATTGGTGTGCAGCTGGGTCTGTCTGTCGGTATGCCGCCGGAATATATGATTGGTGCGGCTATCGCCGGGTCTATCTTTGGTGATATGACCTCCCCTATCTCCAGTGATGCGATCGTGGCATCGATGGCGACAGACTGTGACCATATTGAGCATATCCGTACCCAGATGCCGTATGCGGTATTAACCGCGAGTTTTGCGCTGGCCGTCTATCTCTGGTTAGGATTCACCTACTGAGTATGACTGCGAATTCAATAAGGAAATGATATGTCTTCTTCTGTAAACACTGCCGGGGCAACCCGGCTGCAACAGACACTGGCGCAGTTCAGTAAGCTTAATCTGCTCAGCGGTGTCACGCCGCTGAATAAACTGAATAATCTCTCCCGCCTGCTGGGACGGGAGATTTACATCAAACGTGATGATCTGACACCGCTGGCGGCAGGCGGCAACAAGCTGCGCAAACTGGAATTCCTGATGGCGGATGCCCTGGAAAAAGGCGCACAGTTTATTGTCACTGCCGGAGCCATTCAGTCCAACCACGTCCGCCAGACAGCGGCTGTTGCGGCAATGTACGGCCTGAAATGTGTGGCGCTGCTGGAAAACCCGATCGGCAGTCAGGAAGCCAATTTTCTGAATAACGGCAACAAGCTGCTGACGGATTTATTTGGCACACACTGTGTGATGTGTGATGC is a genomic window containing:
- a CDS encoding TRAP transporter large permease, with the translated sequence MDWYVIAALFGTFAFLLVLSVPVSFAIGLSSLVAIAMTLPLDSAITVVAQRMAAGVDNFSLLAIPFFILAGNIMNQGGIAARLINVAKVIGGRLPGSLLHVNIMANMLFGAISGSAVASAAAVGGTMSPMQKKEGYDPELSAAVNIASCPSGLLIPPSNTLIVYSLVSGGTSIAALFLAGYIPGILMGLSLMIVSGIIAKKRGYPVAPRPTWNEFFSTVWKAVPSLMLIVVIMGGIIAGIFTATEASAIAVIYSFVLAVIIYREVSFSRLPKIILESAVTTSIVLLLIGASMGMSWAMANADLPYLIADGLMAISDNALTILLVINIILLIVGIFMDMTPAVLIFTPIFLPVAMDMGIDPVHFGIIMTFNLAIGICTPPVGSALFVGCSVGGVSIDKVLKPLVPMYIALIAALAVVTYFPQLSLWLPELVLNYTPS
- a CDS encoding TRAP transporter substrate-binding protein, which produces MKNSKRILSTVIGAVFALSATQAFAATTLKLSHNQNRDHAVHKAMTQFADDVKTKTNGDVRIRIYPDAQLGNQRESMELMQNGALDIVKSNAAELEAFSPAYSVFNLPYLFRDKPHYEKIIYGDIGQEILDSSKDSGFVGLTYYDAGARSFYAKKPIRTPDDLKGLKIRVQPSPTAISMVKALGGNPTPLAYGELYTALQQGVVDAAENNIPSYTLSRHSEVTKFFSLDEHTMVPDVLVMSTKSLDKLTPEQQEIVKQAAKDSAQTMAKLWEASEKEERAKVEKQGVEFITVDKVTFQDAVKPMYDDIAKSNPELSKMADRIRDVK
- a CDS encoding Na+/H+ antiporter NhaC family protein encodes the protein MQDYGIWTVITPVVTIILAICTRQVILSLLIGILVGFTVIHDHNLLLGIRATLEGIIDVFKSSGNAKTIIFMLMIGGIMRLVVVTGGVRALVRLLTNKTQIIKGRKGVQLLAVIITSLIFIESSINQLVSGASTKALAKKYGVPPEKMSYIIQTACVSVCSSAMINGWGAAMMGVIGVQISQGLITGEPFDILAHSMVYNIMAWFSLASILFYIFSNVSWGPMRKAEMRAQALISSADVITGTPEETHDEPEDDKDIIDHPNCHTSLNFFIPILSTILMVPVALYITGDGEFSKGSGSTSVYWGVMFGTAVSFVWFLARRVMNVDTFFKELYIGYANMIKISSVMILAFLMGSVSSDLNTGAYIAQVTSGVIAPGFSVGFIFLISAIMSLATGTSWGTFAIMIPIGVQLGLSVGMPPEYMIGAAIAGSIFGDMTSPISSDAIVASMATDCDHIEHIRTQMPYAVLTASFALAVYLWLGFTY
- a CDS encoding trans-sulfuration enzyme family protein; amino-acid sequence: MSKKIATVLIHGGQQQDKVNHAIFPAITTASTFVQTSLSEHGEYAYSRVSNPTRHAYETLLADVEEGTYATATASGVAAAALVLNIFPQGSHIIAMKGVYGGTFRLFERVAKENCGHEFDYVDLNDLAAVRSKIKDNTRMIWIESPTNPLLELVDIEAICGLAREHNIVTCIDNTFATPWNQKPLTMGADLIMVSSSKYIGGHSDLIGGAVITNRDDLAERLNFLKTTTGAIASPFDAYLALRGLKTLALRMAAQCSNAQAVAEFLSGHDKIEKVFYPGLKDHPQYELCKKQMRTGGAVVTIQLKGGLAETEAFVKKLRYFVLAESLGGVESMVNHSATMSHGSMTREERESIGVFDSTLRLSVGIEDIGDLLADLQQALA
- a CDS encoding FCD domain-containing protein is translated as MTQFIESKRPYQEVGHALRQMITNMHYAVGDKLPPEREIAEMLSVSRTVVREALIMLELENLIEVRKGSGIYITDLPHQKDGYTDNGSLNAAGPFELLQARQLLESNIAEFAATQATPVDIANMRSALQRERDELKTGEDETGDREFHLAIAQATHNSMLVELLKQSWAWRENNPMWLKLHTRITNKDYRKEWMTDHQVILAAMIKKDPAAAKEAMWQHLENVKQRLLELSDVDDPDFDGYLFNSYPVDLVRN
- a CDS encoding TRAP transporter small permease, with product MKNLVALINKGLAVFTICLSAFLVFCVTWQVLSRYILSSPSTITDELARYLFMWVAMIGAAYTTGQHRHLAIDLLVMKLSGARKQFVSLFIQIAIIAFAGIVLVYGGSTLVSSTLESGQITPALGWQMGYIYLCLPISGLLMIMYALVDIFSLFQPGSANTELTDSH